GACAGGATGCGACACAGGAAAAACATTTCAGCAAAGACCTTCCGAGACAATGACCCATAATTGTCAAAAATTGTAAACATTTTTATATCTTCATTATTTTTTTGCATTAATTGACATGTCATCCGGAAAGACTAATCACACAAGAAGGAACACACATATGAAACAACTACATGCAATGCATAAGAATGCCTCAAAAACCACACTAACCGTGGAAAACGGGGGGTGGGGGCAataaacgggggggggggggggggggggaccaataAAAATAACCTTGATAATATCAGTAACCACTATCGTTAGGCTTATAGCTGTAACATTTTACAAAACAGAATCCCATAAGCTCAACACACAGGGATGATTCAGAGACTGTGACTTCAGAAAGTAAAGAGAAGGGTGGGGTGTCAAAGAGGGGATGGAGAGCACACCCACTCCTTAAGGGATAAAACCTCTGAACTTtgtactaaccctagctttaACCCAGTGAAAACTGGAGCCtacactcagaaaaaaaagaTCTCTCTAGAACCTAAAATAGTTATTCGGCTGTCCATTAGGAGAATCctgtttggttccaggtagaaccaaagAGAGTTCTACATGGACCCCAAAGGGGTTATCCTATAGGGACAGCCGAATAAACCTTTTGGAACCATTTTGTCTAAGTGTACAAACCATTGCTTTGTAAGATCAGCCCTGAGAGGTGTTTTAAAGCACCTCAAACCTTTAAGACCATGTAAACAACTAATAAGAACACGCCCTCATATCTGAGCACCAATCAGAACATAGGTGGATAGATGATTTCCTGATTCCTGAAAGTCACTGGAGGCTCATTCATTGGCCCACATCCAAAAGCTCCATGGCCTTCTCTAACAGAGGCAACACTGCTTGCTTTATGTTGGATATCCAAACATGGACGCCCTCTGGCATGTTAGCATCTAGCATCTTCAGGAATTGGCCCCACAGTAGGTCTAGATCTGCAACGACACAGAATCGTACCTGGGTTTTAGGCTATGGCCAATAGCGTGCACCCAATCAAGCCAATCAGAGTTAATTCCCCTTTGCATCCCAAACCAATAGTTCCCAATGTTCCCATAAAGCTTACTGTACTTATTTACCCAGAAGTTAAACAGAAATATATCTTGCTACTTAGGAAAAAATTGCCATCGTCAAGCATCCACTTGCACTATTTGATCAGGGAATCCTCTAAGCATTTTTCAACACATTTAGTTTGATAGACCTCATCCGCTCAGAGCAGCCCTTTCACTTTTGTTATTATTCATTTTCAATATCTGTGCTGTGTTTGGATTGAAACAGGGACTATAGAGCAACATAATCCGACCGTGAGGAGCACACAATAAAACCAGGGAAACAATCAGCCAAATTCCTGTGAGACAGGAAACGGATATGACTATAAAAGCACGGAGCTTAGTCCCTCAAGAGGTGTGGGAAGAATTCATTATGACTGAGATTCTTCATAGTGCAGGCCTTTGACACCATGGTAAAGATGAGTGGTAAGAGTTAAATGAAAGGACTGGGTGTGGGTACAGTGGGCGAATACAGACTCTAAAGATTCCACCTAAATCTGGTGCGAAATAGCCCGAGAAATAGCCGTTCAACTTGACAAACGGCACCCCATATAATTCCTCCTCTGAGACGCTTGATAATTAACATTATTTATTGTAGAAATAAATGGATTGATTGTTTTACCTTGAGGTTGATCTGCAGGAGCATTACCTCCTCCTGGAGAcggaaaaagagagcgagaaagtaaGCATAAATCCTATAAATGGCGTACCATTGGGATCTGAGGGGGCTGGGTCAGCGGCACgtgctatatatacagtgccttgcgaaagtattcggcccccttgaactttgcgaccttttgccacatttcaggcttcaaacataaagatataaaactgtatttttttgtgaagaatcaacacaagtgggacacaatcatgaagtggaacgacatttattggatatttcaaactttttaacaaatcaaaaactgaaaaattggggcgtgcaaaattattcagcccccttaagttaatactttgtagcgccaccttttgctgcgattacagctgtaagtcgcttggggtatgtctctatcagttttgcacatcgagagactgacattttttcccattcctccttgcaaaacagctcgagctcagtgaggttggatggagagcatttgtgaacagcagttttcagttctttccacagattctcgattggattcaggtctggactttgacttggccattctaacacctggatatgtttatttttgaaccattccattgtagattttgctttatgttttggatcattgtcttgttggaagacaaatctccgtcccagtctcaggtcttttgcagactccatcaggttttcttccagaatggtcctgcatttggctccatccatcttcccatcaattttaaccatcttccctgtccctgctgaagaaaagcaggcccaaaccatgatgctgccaccaccatgtttgacagtgggcatggtgtgttcagggtgatgagctgtgttgcttttacgccaaacataacgttttgcattgttgccaaaaagttccattttggtttcatctgaccagagcaccttcttccatatgtttggtgtgtctcccaggtggcttgtggcaaactttaaacaacactttttatggatatctttaagaaatggctttcttcttgccactcttccataaaggccagatttgtgcaatatacgactgattgttgtcctatggacagagtctcccacctcagctgtagatctctgcagttcatccagagtgatcatgggcctcttggctgcatctctgatcagtcttctccttgtatgagctgaaagtttagagggacggccaggtcttggtagatttgcagtggtctgatactccttccatttcaatattatcgcttgcacagtgctccttgggatgtttaaagcttgggaaatctttttgtatccaattccggctttaaacttcttcacaacagtatctcggacctgcctggtgtgttccttgttcttcatgatgctctctgcgcttttaacggacctctgagactatcacagtgcaggtgcatttatacggagacttgattacacacaggtggattgtatttgtcatcattagtcatttaggtcaacattggatcattcagagatcctcactgaacttctggagagagtttgctgcactgaaagtaaaggggctgaataattttgcacgcccaatttttaagtttttgatttgttaaaaaagtttgaaatatccaataaatgtcgttccacttcatgattgtgtcccacttgttgttgattcttcacaaaaaaatacagttttatatctttatgtttgaagcctgaaatgtggcaaaaggtcgcaaagttcaagggggccgaatactttcgcaaggcactgtatatatatatatattatttatttttttgaacagAGCGAAGTGAGATGCACTTCTACTCCCTCGTAGAATCTGTAGTATATACTtctagacatactgtacatagaaGTAGCTAGATAGGCCTGTGTGTGCTATTTACATGTATGTGCAAATGTTCATGAAGACTTCAGAGATTTACTGTATAAAGACTTCCATAGAGTTGGTCAAATATTTCCAGATTCCATTCAACATGTCGTCTTTAGCTTTCTGAAGCTCTCTTCCAAAGGGGCTCTAGTCATTAACTGTGAGGGCTGAAATCTTCCCCTTACACCGACTTTAATGACAGGTTATTTCAGTTTGTTTCCAGCTCCTCTGGACTCTCCACAGTATCATGCAGGATAGCATCAGACTAACAGGCATATGGcactaattacattggtaaccatgAGGGGTTTTTCTATTCCCTATTtctgcttttttttctctcttttgtaAAGAACAAGTAATTACTTCCATTCTAAGTGACTAAGAGGAAAAAGAGAAAGGAAATGCGTATACAGTTTTAAGACAGAACGGTTCTGTTTTAGCCCACAGTGAATTTAGCACTGCAATTCATTTTAATATGGCAACAATGGACCATTTCTGTCGGGTCCCCAGCCTCCCCGACATACTCTATTGTGTGTATTTTGACGTACCTTAGTCTGAGTAGAAACTACTCTCCCTCAACAGTTTGCAGGCCTACTGTTGGAAGTCAAACCCATGAACTCATTTGTTTGAACAGCACCCTTTGTCTGGCCTGTGACACTGCTTCTAAACTTATTTCATAACAGAAATTCAATAATAAAAGCCCTAAAtgtcctacctcctcctcctcctccacctcccttgCCGGGATCAGGCTTGTAGCCACCGTTGTCGCTCACATCAAACAGGTCATTGTCTCCGAAGGACCCGCCACCTTACAGATGAAAACAGTGTAGCAACAGTGAGTCAGTAACACTTAGCATTGTTCTCCTGGAAGTCCATAATAACAAGACACAGTAGCACACACATAGTATGTGATCATCAAAGAGAGGAAATGAAGGAATATATCCAATGCTTAGTACCGGTGCCTCCATCTTTAGGTGGAACAACAGCTGGTTTACCCGGTACGGGATCTATGGATGGTAGACATTACAGAACAAGGAAGAGGAGTCGGAAGTTATATTACATTATAACACGTTATAATAACATTATAATATGCTTTCACACCGGGAAGCATGCCACTAGTCCCTCATACCATTTCCTCCGACATTAGATGTGAAAACATCAGCACCTACAATCACTTAAGCTCTTAAGTGAACGTGACAGTGTGGTTTAGCAGGTTTTGAAGGCTCAAGAGGCCCAGCTTCTTATCGAGAGAGATGAGAGTGTGAGAGTCACTGGACGCAAAGCAGGGGGAATCTCCTTTACATACGCAGCTATACCCATGTCTCAAGACATCTCAAGACGTCTCAAGACAAAAGGTGATTGCTGGGTATGTAAAGGCTGCTGAAGAAAAGCTTAATCATAGAGAGCAGTGGGTATGATTCATCACAAGCCCGGTTGATTGCTTGATTGAATGATTGattaattgtttgtttgtttgattgattaataaacagggagggagggagggacaaagagagaatcCCCAATATAGACCTGCACCAAATAGAAAGACTTCTTCCCTAGACTGAGAACCTAACAATAACTCTGGCTTTACCTGGACCCAAGGCATCAGACAGGTCAAAACCCATCCCATCTATGAAGAGAAAAAAGAACAGAAAACATTCTATGATTGTATCATTTACAATATCATTTACAATGGATGACATCTCCCATCTTGAGGTCAATACTAG
This genomic interval from Oncorhynchus clarkii lewisi isolate Uvic-CL-2024 chromosome 18, UVic_Ocla_1.0, whole genome shotgun sequence contains the following:
- the LOC139373237 gene encoding CD99 antigen-like protein 2 isoform X8; the protein is MKSCLWIALFVTLAIGTKTQDFDLADALDFDNPKATAIPKQPKKPAKDPSPGGGFDLVDALGPEDPKPAPPPPAPVDPKKPADDGMGFDLSDALGPDPVPGKPAVVPPKDGGTGGGSFGDNDLFDVSDNGGYKPDPGKGGGGGGGGGGNAPADQPQDLDLLWGQFLKMLDANMPEGVHVWISNIKQAVLPLLEKAMELLDVGQ
- the LOC139373237 gene encoding CD99 antigen-like protein 2 isoform X7, with translation MKSCLWIALFVTLAIGTKTQDFDLADALDFDNPKATAIPKQPKKPAKDPSPEPEKPAGIPPKEGGTNPKPAPPPPAPVDPKKPADDGMGFDLSDALGPDPVPGKPAVVPPKDGGTGGGSFGDNDLFDVSDNGGYKPDPGKGGGGGGGGGGNAPADQPQDLDLLWGQFLKMLDANMPEGVHVWISNIKQAVLPLLEKAMELLDVGQ
- the LOC139373237 gene encoding CD99 antigen-like isoform X5; the encoded protein is MKSCLWIALFVTLAIGTKTQDFDLADALDFDNPKATAIPKQPKKPAKDPSPGGGFDLVDALGPEEPEKPAGIPPKEGGTNPKPAPPPPAPVDPKKPADDGMGFDLSDALGPDPVPGKPAVVPPKDGGTGGGSFGDNDLFDVSDNGGYKPDPGKGGGGGGGGGGNAPADQPQDLDLLWGQFLKMLDANMPEGVHVWISNIKQAVLPLLEKAMELLDVGQ